The following proteins come from a genomic window of Dreissena polymorpha isolate Duluth1 chromosome 1, UMN_Dpol_1.0, whole genome shotgun sequence:
- the LOC127873935 gene encoding streptavidin-V2-like translates to MMHLAAIVCGLLPIVLGSQMLIAVDNPFGLCDLAVPDHQNECGIAGVWRNQLQSVMKFTCIGGHIEGKYFTSVGNADGFYTLSGKYLKPDDDTTVVGWVVAFSNDMYGNSNSTTAWSGIHYADESTLYTHWLLTHFYPRAQLWKTTMINHDDFKKVC, encoded by the exons ATGATGCATCTTGCTGCAATTGTCTGTGGTTTGTTGCCAATTGTGCTCGGTAGCCAAATGCTAATCGCAGTAGACAATCCATTTG GCCTCTGCGACCTTGCTGTACCGGATCATCAAAACGAGTGCGGCATCGCGGGGGTTTGGCGGAACCAGCTTCAGTCCGTAATGAAGTTCACATGCATTGGCGGCCACATCGAAGGAAAATACTTCACGTCGGTCGGCAACGCTGACGGATTTTACACTCTTTCTGGGAAATACTTGAAGCCCGACGACGACACGACAGTCGTTGGCTGGGTTGTTGCCTTTAGCAACGACATGTACGGAAATTCCAACTCCACGACCGCATGGTCCGGGATCCATTACGCTGACGAGAGCACTCTGTACACCCACTGGCTGTTGACCCATTTCTATCCACGTGCCCAGCTGTGGAAGACGACGATGATCAACCACGATGACTTTAAGAAGGTCTGCTAA